From Bdellovibrio sp. KM01:
TTATACGGGTCAGAACCATGACCTATTTGCACCTGAAATTGACGATGACAAACCGACTTCTGGTTCCGTTATGGTGGAAGTTCCATGCCCTGAATGTGGAACAGTTAACAATTTTTGGGGTATCAAAGATCACGAAGGCGAAGTGGAAGAACACTTTGGACGTCGCTGTAAGGGAGCCTTTCAAGATCCCGTCAGTGGCGAGATCGAAGCCTGTGGATTTCGATTTCGCTTTAAACGCTGTCCCGATTGTGGACATGAAAATGATATCGCGGCTCGAATTTGCGAAGGTTGTCAGGCTGTTTTAGTTGATAACGATAAAAAGCTTAAAGAGGCGATGGCATTAAAAGATGCCCACGTGCTTCGCGTAGACTCGGTTACCTACTCCAAGGGATATGATAAAAAGGGCAATGAGCGTTTGGAAGTTAAATACTATGATGTCGATGCGAAAGCTTTGACCGAATATTTCTATCTGAATTCTGCATCTGACAGTCGTGCTTTTTATTTTAACTTCACCCGTATGCACCAGCGCCTGCCGGGCAAAAAGATCTTCATCAAGTCCGCGGATGAGGCTATCAATCTTAAAGATCAGTTCCGATCTCCTATGTTTGTAATTGCCCGAAAACAAAAGAGCTTCTGGGCTATTCGCGAGAAGATTTTCGAGTAAAAAGTACCCATTTTCTCTGTCTAAACTTTTGACGATCAAGGAACTTTGCCAAATAAAGGTGGCATTTTCGGCTGTTCCCTTGCGCAAACCCCCTTGCCGGAGGTATTTCTCGTCAGTCCTTCAATTTTCTTTCTGAAAGAGGTTTTTTATGAAAATGATGATCGCTGCTCTTATGCTGGTTTCTACTTCTGCACTTGCTAACTCTGGTTCTGGTCCTAAATTTGATGAAATTCCAAGAATCCAAGGAAGTACATGTAGCTATGATCGTTCGTTGCTTTTAGGCAAAGATGGTACTCTTATTCAAGAGTGCGCAGTTGAGGAGATCTGTACTGAGCGAGTTTTCGTCAATTACAGAGGATTCGAAACTGTGAAGGCTAAATGTGAAGTAAGAACTAAAGAAAACGGTGGCTTATAATTGAAAATATGTCTTCTTGCTGAAGATATAGATCACTGTTAGCCTTCTGAGATGACCCAAGCTCAAAAGGCCTTTGGGGACCTCCTAAGAAGAGGTCCTTCTTTTTTTTCTGATCTCCAGTTTCTGAACACTCAGAATTTGGCGGAAGTCTATGTGCTTGCCGCCTTCTCCCAAACGGCCATTCCTTTCATAACCGAATCTCATTGGCTCTATCGCAAACAGAATGGAGCAGCTCCGGTTCTTCCGATCTTCTTGGAGTCTTTTTTTAGAAAAGAACTCATGCGCTTAAGCTTTTTCCGATCTTATTTGGAGGAAATCGAGCTTAAGGGTTTTAAAGAATTAAAAGAACATCTGCATCGTTTAGAAGTTGCAGTGATTGAGTATATCCGAACTCGCCCAGCTCTTGAACAGCGCGAGTTTTCCCATTCTTCTTTGCTTCAGATGTCAGCCCTCTTCGCGGAAGAAGAAAGCTGGCAGCCGACCGGGATTTCGCTTTATAGAACTTTCGATCGGCTGGATGAAGTTTTTGAACTTAATTACGAAGCTGATGCCGGAATGAAAATCGAGACGATTGATGGTGGGGAGCGCCTTTACGAGGGGGCGGGCGTGGGTGTGCAGTCCGGATACTCGACGGTATTAACGGCGCTCAATCATCTGCAGCTTGCCGATTCTGCGCGATTTGTCGATTTGGGTTCTGGCTATGGCCGAGTCGGTTTGGTTGTGGGACTGCTTAGACCCGATATCAACTTCGTGGGATATGAATATGTTCCCCATCGAGTTCATATTTCTGCAAAGACGGCTGAACGCTTTCAATTGCATGAACACGTTAAATTCGAAATTCAGGATTTGTCTTTAGAAGAGTTCTCGATTCCTGAGGCAGAGGTTTACTATCTCTATGATCCTTTCAGTGAAGAGACCTACAAATACGTCTTGGATCAATTAATTGAAATCAGTCGCAGAAAATCCATCGTGATTGTTACTAAAGGAAATGCCAGAAAGTGGCTGTTAGATGTAGCGGCGAGAGAGAATTGGTCTCAGCCAAAGCAATACGACAGCGGAAACCTGTGCGTATTCCGCACAAGGTCCGCCTAATAAGTCTTAAGTTTTAGTGTCTTAAATTCAGCTCCCCGTGATTGCCCATCTTAATGTGACGGGAGCCAGTGGTTAGTTTCACAAACTCCAGAATTTTGGCAACGGGGTTTGAATGTCCTTCCCAGTACTCGGCCTTCTCAATATCAATTCTTAAAAGCTGTACGTTGGGATCATTGGGGCCTTGTGGAAACCATACTTCGTATGCTTTTGACCAAAGCTCACGAACTTTATCTGGCTGATTGTCGACGAGCTCTGCTACACCCGTCACGGAAATATACTTGCTGTGTCCGGAGTAAATAACATTGACGCGATTTTCGTTGTGAATGTCAGAGGCCTTTTGCGAAGCTTTGGAAATGATAAACCAGAGACTGCCGTCGAAATCCACTTCCTGTGTCATCAAGGGTGCGCTATGCAAACTATTGCCACCGGAAACTGTGACCAGCATCGCGATTTTGATATCTCGGATTAAATCTCCAAGCTTCTTGATTTCGGGAATGGAGTTTGTTGTGTTATCTTCCATGAGGCCTCCTAGTCTTCATAAAAAATTATCGCGCGAAACTTGTGTCCTCACCAAGGTGACTTTCTACACAGGTTTGTCAGCTGCCTGATTCCCAGACAAAGATCGATTGTGATTTTGCACGTAAATCCAAAATATTTTCCCTTCCAAAATGGAGACGCCTAGTCTGAGGTCCTTCACTGAGGGGAAACAACATGGAAGTCGTTCGTTTTGCGAACCGAATTCTAGTCGCGTTGCTACTGTTACCCGCGCTCGCGTGGGCACAACTGCATACCAGTGCTAAGCCAAGGCCGGCTGAGCCACTTGACTATGAAACGGTCATTTCAAATATTTCAATCGGAGATATGCGCGCAGCTATTAAAGAAAGCTGGAAGCATGGCCTGAATCCAAAACTTTATTGGACGGACAGTCTGGAATCCAAGTATTCCAAGGGAGCAAACGTTCGTGCGGCAGCGAACCAAGCCTATCTTCGAATGCTGAATCACCTTTATGGTGGAAGTGTTAACCCACAATTTGTGGGTTACGATGTTAAGTTCGTAAAAAAAGATTTTCTAACACCCAAACAGCTTCGTGCGATCGTTCTTGCTACGGGCAACGACGCCAAAAGCCTGGTTGACGAGGTGGCACCACAAAATGCTCCCTATCAATCCGTACGTCAGGGGTTCGTGAAAGTTTATCCTGCATGCACTAATGGAACTTGGTCGGAGATCGTTCCTGTGAATACGTCGCTTAGACTGTATTCAAAAAATCCGGTGATCTCGCAAATCAAAAGGCGTCTGACGATCTTGGGCTATAAAATGTCTAATTCCGACGACGTTTTTGACGGTGACCTACTGAATGCTATCACCGATATTCAATGGAATCTGCGTATCAAGCCTGACGGGGAAATTTCTCCAAAAGGCAAAGTATGGCAGTTCTTAAGTGTTCCTTGTCAGGAACGCGTACGTCAGTTGCAAGTCGATATGGAAAAAATGCGCTGGTTCCCGCAGTACTTTGAAGATCGCTATATCTTCGTGAATCTTGCGATGTCGTATTTCATCTTAATGGATACGTCCAACCCAGATTATCAGCGTGTGATGAGTTTCAGAACGGTCAATGGCCGACCTTCTCGCAAATCACCGACTATGCGGGATTTGATCGTCAAAGTGATTTTGAATCCATACTGGACCGTGCCACCCACGATCTTCAGTGAAGACAAAGTCAACGATTTGAAGGTTTTAACGAAAGCGCAGATTCGCGAGTACTTTGATTCCCATCACTATGAAGTGTGGTCCGGCGACTGGAAACGTCGTATTGATCCAACCTCGATTGATTGGATGGCTTTAAGTCAGGGTCGCGTCAGTTACGACATCAGCATCCGTCAGTTGCCTCACTTGGGGAATGCTCTTGGTGTTGTGAAATTCGATTTAACCAATGGATTCTTGATTTATCTTCATGACACCAATCAAAGGGAACTTTTCGACGTGCCCATGCGGCAGCTCAGCAGCGGTTGCATGCGCTTGGAAAAGCCATTTGATTTGGCCGAGTACTTACTGGAAGACACAGCTTGGGATCGCAAAACTATCGAATCGATGGTGGCTCGTCCAGGCGAAGTGTTAAGTAAGTCCACCGAGATTCCAGTACCGAAAGCTAAGCAAACACCAGTGTACACAGCCTATCTTACTTCGATGATGAGCTCAGATGGAGTCGTACGTTTTGTCGACGATATCTATGGTCAGAATGCGACGATTAAGTCGTATCTTTCCCCGCTCTTTGTGGGAGAAGAAAGCAGTCAATACTGGGGCTTAAATTAAAATCAAACTGAAGGATGAAAAGGGGTTTCAAATGCATTACGGTAAGATGTTACTTTTATTTCTAGCCAGCGCTCAAATGGCAAGTGCGGCACCGACTAACCATGCAGCGGCACCGGCAAAACCGGGAGCTTCAGAAAGTGTTTCTGATAAAGCTAAGCCGGATAAAGGCAATGGACAACTGCCTAAGCCTCCAGCTCCACCAACACAACCGACTCAACCACCGACTGAAAATCAGTATTCCGGTGTGGGAAAAGTTGATTCTGTTACCAGACAAAGTGGCGGCGAGGTTTACAGACTGGAATTGGTTAAGGCGATCCCATTGGTTCGTATTGAGCTAAAATCAAAATTAGGTCGTTCAAAAATTTACTCTGCAAGCTTAGTGACAGATAAAAATGACCGTGTGCCTTTGCGTTTGCTAACAGGTATTAATATCGATGATGGTTCTGCCGCTGTCAGTTCGGAAATTCTGAATGTTCAAACAAATATTGTAGCAGTTGAAATCTTGGCTGAGGCTATGGGTGGGGAATCTTCTGTGGATATCATTGCATACTCCACGAAAGAAGCTCCTCGTTTGGCATTGGCGAATCGTGTGCCTGAATTTTCATGCAAACGCAGTCTGGATTCGTTGTTAAAAGATAAGTTGGATCCAGTGCAATTGTGGGTAGGTCGTGCGGAAGGTGCCGCTCCCGGATCTGTTCAGGAAAAATTTGCTGGTAACCAGTTGAAGGAACAAGTTCGCGATTTCGTTTCGACAATTAAATCAGGTGGCTCTTATACGACGCTTAACTATTTGATCACTTTGATCAATTTCTTTGCTGATCAATACAACAACGTTCGCGTTGGGGGTGTATCAGAACCAGCATACCGTGATTTGCTGCAAGCAGGTAACGACGTGATGATGATTGCAATTCAAAATGAACTTCCTTGTCGCAAATTCCCAAGTGACACATTGATCAAAATCTCAACTGATTTCGCTAAGAAGCTTCAATCTATGCCGGCAGACGCTCGGGCTCGCGGATTATATGAAAAATTGACGACAAGAGTTCGTGACTATGCTCCAGATCAATATCGTAAAGAAATCGGCGCGGCGAATTTGTCTTTCCGTGATGCCGATAACGAAGGTATCAAACACTACAAAAACTACATCTCGGCTAAAGACGGTGAGTTCTTGAAAGAAACCAGCAAAAGCATGAGTGCTTACGCATTCATGGTTGCGGAAAATGCTTTGAAGGTTGAAGTAAAAATGATGGACGTGGAACAACGCTATCAGCTGATTGTTGAGTTCCAAGGAAAATACAACTCCAACGGGGAGTATCCACAAGCTGTTGCTGCCAGATATCTAAATATCCTGGCTGAACAGACCTTTGGCTATCGTTTATTCCGTTAAGAGTCTGTCCAGACCACCCCGAAGCTGCGGTTGCCAAACGACCGCAGCTTTTTTATTTTATATGCATGTCTCAAGCGAAAGTAATTCCTGATCATACGGCTGTTCGAGTTGCGCTTTGGCGTGCGCTGCACGTGGAGCTTGATTCAGCTCCTTCAGTGCTTGTCGATACGGTCGGTTTAAAGTTAATCGCACCGGAAGATGGCTGGAAAAATCGTGGGGACATGCATCCAATGGGAACTCGTGGCTACCGAGCCTCGATTGTGGGACGAGCTCGTTTGTTCGAAGATATCGTTGAAGAAAAAATTGGAAATGGAATCGATCAATACGTCATCTTAGGTGCGGGATTGGATACCTTTGCTCAGCGCCGTCCTGATTTAGCCGTAAAGGTGAAAGTTTTTGAAATCGATCAACCTGACACTCAAGCCTGGAAACGAAAACGTCTGGAAGAAACTGGATTCGGCATCGCTGAAAATTTGGTTTTGGTACCGGTCGACTTCGAATCGGGTGAATCCTGGAGAAAAAAAATTTCTCAGCACGGCTTCAATGATCAAAAGCCAGCAGTGGTCACATCAACGGGTGTCTCTATGTATCTGAATCGTGAAACGAACAAAGCCATGATGACGGAAATTTCCCAGATGGCCCCGGGAACGACATTTGCGATGACCTTTATGCTTCCATTAGAAATGTTGCCAGCAGAAGATCGCCCGGGTCATGAAAGAGTCTATGCGGCTGCAAAAGCCGCAGGCACGCCGTTTGTCAGTTTTTTTAAACCACCGGAGGCCGTTGCTTTGGCTTTGGAGGCTGGTTTTAAAACTGCGAAACATGTGTCCCGAGAAGAAGTTATTGAAAAGTATTTTAAAGGCCGTGCGGATGGACTTGAACCATCGCCTGGCGAAGAATTTTTAATTGCCACGGTTTAAGTGAGGTCGCGATGGATGAGCAGGACTTTGAAGGAACGTTAGTTTTAGAGAAGATCGCTGAAATCGGTAAGATAGACGACTTCTTCGAAGCGATTGATTCCGATGACTTTGGCAAAGTGAAGGCACTGATGAAGCGTGCGAATGTGGATTCAGAAACGATTGAAATGGTTTTAAAAAAAATGGGAGAAGCCGATGGCAAACACTAATAAAAACATCGAGAAACTAGTAGAAGCGCAAAAGCGTGCCATGTCTGTTCGTCCTAAAGTTGGTGGATTTCCCTATCTTGCAGAGGCGCTAAGACAAGCTGGTATTTTAAAAAATATTTGGTCGTTGCCCTCGTGCCAATCGGTTTATCTGATGAAAGAGGGCGGTGTGGTTCAGCAAGGAACACCTTTAGTAACGGGTACTCATTCCGTACCGAGTTTTGATAAAGATGCATTGATCAAAGCAATTCGCACCGATCAAGCAGGTAACAGTACTTTTCCGGAATTCCTGGATTCAACTTGGAAAGCCGGGGTCGTGAAATATGAAGTGGATTTCTCTCGTCGCCAGGTGAACTATTGCGGTGCCAATGGAGAGTCTTATCTTGAGGAATATCCCGCTGTTGAAATCAAAGAATCCTTAGTTGGATAGGTATTCTTGCCAAAGGACTTCGACAAGTTCTTTGGTGGGCATTTTCCTGATTCTTGAAAAATTACTTCCCGCCCACAATGAAAGAAAGTCTGATTTTCCCATTTGCGCCGATTTGTTTCTGATGTCTCTGGTGAAATTATTCTGAGCCGGAAAAGGCAGAATGCTTTCTTTCTTGTTTTCCATTTCGCGCATAAAGCGATTTTCGATTCCACGGGCGATTCTCCCTGAGAATGCGCGAGTCAATTTGGTCGCATCAGGTGGCGAATCAGTGAGGGCCTGCCGATAGGGTGCTGAAGTTCCCGCTTCATCACACAAAAGAAATGCAGTTCCCATTTGAGCCACTTGTGCTCCGGCCGTAAGGGCTGCGCGAATGCCTTGACCATCCATGATGCCACCCGCTGCAATTACCGGAATTTTAGTGTTCTTTACGATGGATTTTGTCAGGTCCAATATTCCAATCAACGGATCTGGAGTTTCCGTCGAAAAAAGCCCGCGATGTCCCCCGGCTTCCACCCCTTGGGCCACGATCGCATCAGCTCCCAAATCTTCAAGTAGCAGAGCTTCCTCCAAAGTGGTTGCGGTTCCCATGGTGACAATCTTGTGGGATCTGCAGGCATTTATATGGTCTTTAGATATCAGACCAAAAGTGAAACTAAATCCAGCAGGAGCTGCCTTTAGAACAACTTCAAACTGCTTGTCAAAGTCATATGAAAATGGCGGTTTCAAAGATGGTGCTGAATTCAGTTCCAGTTCTTTTCTGTAGAGGGCAAGTGCCGCCGTTGCGGCCTCAATCTGGCTTTGTGAAAGAATCGGATCTGCTTGCGGTGCGAATAAGTTTACTGCAAAGGGTTTTGTCGTAAGTTCTTTGGTTTTACGAATAGTTTCATGAATCTGCTCGGGAGCTTCGTAGGCACAGCCCAGTGATCCCAAGATTCCCGCATTTGACGCTGCCGCAACCAGCTGAGGAGTCGAAGGACCGCCTGCCATTGGAGCCAGAATCAAAGGTTTTTCAATGCCGAGTTCTTTTAAAAGATTCATGATGATTCAATTTTCATCCTGAACGCCGTCTAAGTCATGGGATTTATGTTCTTGGCCTTAGGATCTGATTTGGATCAAATAAATCGAAAATGTAGGATTGATATTTTCGGAAATGACCGGGAGACTAATTCAAGCGGGCCAAGGATGTGCACGCGTTCGGTTGGAGTTTCTATGAAGAATGTATTCTTAGGTCTATTGCTTTTGTTGCCTGTCTCGGCATTCGCGGGAAATTATAATATTGAATGCACAGCTCAAGTTTACGAGTCATTTTCTGATGGAAGCTCCAGGCAGAATAAAGTTCCGATGGCCGTTGAGGTTGAGAATGCCGCACACATCGTGTTGTCGGCGGATCTTGAAGAACGCGCTTTTATTTTAAACGGGCCAAAGGAAGGTCCGTTTCGTATTAGTATCATCGAGGCTCCTAACTATACAAAAGGATCTGTTTCAACAGCAGACTTCTCTAAAGACGGCCGCTTGCAACTTTCTACAGTGAATGGCCCTTTGATTTACAAATTGGAATGCTTTAAAAATTAGTGATCGATCTTAATTCGTGATACGGTTTTCCCATGGAATTGTTTGTGAATGTTCCCGGTGGAAAAGTATATGCGAATTCATGGACTCCGGAACGAACAGAGGGTCTTGCGCCTATCATTTTATTTCATGATTCCCTGGGATGCGTGGATTTGTGGAGGGACTTTCCCCAAGTCTTGAGTGAGTCCTTGAAGCGACCGGTGATTGCTTATGATCGCCTGGGATTTGGTCGTTCCGACAAAAGAGCCGATCTACCATCGATCCATTTCATCGAAGAAGAGTCGGATATTTTTCCTCACCTGCTAAGGGCATTCGGTATTTCTAAGTGTAGTTTGTTCGGTCACAGTGTGGGCGGAGCAATGGCGATTGCCTGGGCTGCGCGATACGTTGACAACGTGACCGCTGTGATCACCGAGTCCACCCAGGCCTTCGTTGAAGACGTGACTGTCGCAGGAATTTCTAAAGCCGCCCAAGATTTCA
This genomic window contains:
- a CDS encoding class I SAM-dependent methyltransferase; its protein translation is MSQAKVIPDHTAVRVALWRALHVELDSAPSVLVDTVGLKLIAPEDGWKNRGDMHPMGTRGYRASIVGRARLFEDIVEEKIGNGIDQYVILGAGLDTFAQRRPDLAVKVKVFEIDQPDTQAWKRKRLEETGFGIAENLVLVPVDFESGESWRKKISQHGFNDQKPAVVTSTGVSMYLNRETNKAMMTEISQMAPGTTFAMTFMLPLEMLPAEDRPGHERVYAAAKAAGTPFVSFFKPPEAVALALEAGFKTAKHVSREEVIEKYFKGRADGLEPSPGEEFLIATV
- a CDS encoding pyridoxamine 5'-phosphate oxidase family protein; the encoded protein is MEDNTTNSIPEIKKLGDLIRDIKIAMLVTVSGGNSLHSAPLMTQEVDFDGSLWFIISKASQKASDIHNENRVNVIYSGHSKYISVTGVAELVDNQPDKVRELWSKAYEVWFPQGPNDPNVQLLRIDIEKAEYWEGHSNPVAKILEFVKLTTGSRHIKMGNHGELNLRH
- a CDS encoding SAM-dependent methyltransferase — translated: MRLSFFRSYLEEIELKGFKELKEHLHRLEVAVIEYIRTRPALEQREFSHSSLLQMSALFAEEESWQPTGISLYRTFDRLDEVFELNYEADAGMKIETIDGGERLYEGAGVGVQSGYSTVLTALNHLQLADSARFVDLGSGYGRVGLVVGLLRPDINFVGYEYVPHRVHISAKTAERFQLHEHVKFEIQDLSLEEFSIPEAEVYYLYDPFSEETYKYVLDQLIEISRRKSIVIVTKGNARKWLLDVAARENWSQPKQYDSGNLCVFRTRSA
- a CDS encoding murein L,D-transpeptidase — translated: MRAAIKESWKHGLNPKLYWTDSLESKYSKGANVRAAANQAYLRMLNHLYGGSVNPQFVGYDVKFVKKDFLTPKQLRAIVLATGNDAKSLVDEVAPQNAPYQSVRQGFVKVYPACTNGTWSEIVPVNTSLRLYSKNPVISQIKRRLTILGYKMSNSDDVFDGDLLNAITDIQWNLRIKPDGEISPKGKVWQFLSVPCQERVRQLQVDMEKMRWFPQYFEDRYIFVNLAMSYFILMDTSNPDYQRVMSFRTVNGRPSRKSPTMRDLIVKVILNPYWTVPPTIFSEDKVNDLKVLTKAQIREYFDSHHYEVWSGDWKRRIDPTSIDWMALSQGRVSYDISIRQLPHLGNALGVVKFDLTNGFLIYLHDTNQRELFDVPMRQLSSGCMRLEKPFDLAEYLLEDTAWDRKTIESMVARPGEVLSKSTEIPVPKAKQTPVYTAYLTSMMSSDGVVRFVDDIYGQNATIKSYLSPLFVGEESSQYWGLN
- a CDS encoding nitronate monooxygenase family protein, with amino-acid sequence MNLLKELGIEKPLILAPMAGGPSTPQLVAAASNAGILGSLGCAYEAPEQIHETIRKTKELTTKPFAVNLFAPQADPILSQSQIEAATAALALYRKELELNSAPSLKPPFSYDFDKQFEVVLKAAPAGFSFTFGLISKDHINACRSHKIVTMGTATTLEEALLLEDLGADAIVAQGVEAGGHRGLFSTETPDPLIGILDLTKSIVKNTKIPVIAAGGIMDGQGIRAALTAGAQVAQMGTAFLLCDEAGTSAPYRQALTDSPPDATKLTRAFSGRIARGIENRFMREMENKKESILPFPAQNNFTRDIRNKSAQMGKSDFLSLWAGSNFSRIRKMPTKELVEVLWQEYLSN
- a CDS encoding DUF1398 domain-containing protein; the protein is MANTNKNIEKLVEAQKRAMSVRPKVGGFPYLAEALRQAGILKNIWSLPSCQSVYLMKEGGVVQQGTPLVTGTHSVPSFDKDALIKAIRTDQAGNSTFPEFLDSTWKAGVVKYEVDFSRRQVNYCGANGESYLEEYPAVEIKESLVG
- a CDS encoding beta-sandwich domain-containing protein, with protein sequence MHYGKMLLLFLASAQMASAAPTNHAAAPAKPGASESVSDKAKPDKGNGQLPKPPAPPTQPTQPPTENQYSGVGKVDSVTRQSGGEVYRLELVKAIPLVRIELKSKLGRSKIYSASLVTDKNDRVPLRLLTGINIDDGSAAVSSEILNVQTNIVAVEILAEAMGGESSVDIIAYSTKEAPRLALANRVPEFSCKRSLDSLLKDKLDPVQLWVGRAEGAAPGSVQEKFAGNQLKEQVRDFVSTIKSGGSYTTLNYLITLINFFADQYNNVRVGGVSEPAYRDLLQAGNDVMMIAIQNELPCRKFPSDTLIKISTDFAKKLQSMPADARARGLYEKLTTRVRDYAPDQYRKEIGAANLSFRDADNEGIKHYKNYISAKDGEFLKETSKSMSAYAFMVAENALKVEVKMMDVEQRYQLIVEFQGKYNSNGEYPQAVAARYLNILAEQTFGYRLFR
- a CDS encoding alpha/beta fold hydrolase, which gives rise to MELFVNVPGGKVYANSWTPERTEGLAPIILFHDSLGCVDLWRDFPQVLSESLKRPVIAYDRLGFGRSDKRADLPSIHFIEEESDIFPHLLRAFGISKCSLFGHSVGGAMAIAWAARYVDNVTAVITESTQAFVEDVTVAGISKAAQDFKDPKMIERLRKYHGDKTEWVLSAWIDVWLSKDFSSWSLRKDLPLVQCPVMAIHGDRDEYGSRKFPEMISELAGGVSEMHLLKDCGHVPHREQQPVVLDLVRNFLA